In Capsicum annuum cultivar UCD-10X-F1 unplaced genomic scaffold, UCD10Xv1.1 ctg74891, whole genome shotgun sequence, the following are encoded in one genomic region:
- the LOC124894535 gene encoding UDP-glycosyltransferase 79B9-like, whose protein sequence is SFDRVTTSLARCDAIAIRTCRELEGPFCDYLSSQYNKHVLLTGPILPEPTLKDRLDGKWANWLQQYSLRSVTYCAFGTRSDVIAIRTCREIEGPFCDYLSSQYNKQPEVRHILCFGEFQELILGIESTNLPFLIALRAPLGVKTIEEALLKTFEERTKGKGIVCRDFVPQIGILSHTSIWCFVSHKGGSTLIENRRPS, encoded by the exons TCTTTTGATCGTGTCACCACATCATTGGCGCGGTGTGATGCTATAGCAATTAGAACATGTAGGGAACTAGAAGGGCCTTTTTGTGACTATCTGTCAAGTCAATATAACAAACATGTGCTTCTAACCGGGCCTATATTACCCGAACCAACATTGAAAGATCGCCTAGATGGGAAATGGGCTAATTGGCTCCAACAATATAGCCTGAGGTCCGTCACATATTGTGCTTTTGGGA CGCGGTCTGATGTTATAGCAATTAGGACATGTAGGGAAATAGAAGGGCCTTTTTGTGACTATCTGTCAAGTCAATATAACAAACAG CCCGAGGTCCGTCATATATTGTGTTTTGGGGAGTTTCAAGAACTCATTTTAGGAATTGAATCGACAAATTTACCATTTTTAATTGCGTTAAGAGCTCCATTAGGTGTCAAGACAATCGAGGAAGCCCTACTTAAGACATTTGAAGAGAGGACTAAAGGTAAGGGAATAGTATGTAGAGATTTTGTGCCACAAATTGGGATTTTGAGTCACACTTCAATTTGGTGTTTTGTGAGCCACAAGGGTGGCTCTACCCTTATAGAAAATAGGCGACCGTCTTAG